DNA sequence from the Sulfurimonas sp. genome:
TTTTTGTCCCCGCTTCTTTATTATATGATGCACATCAATCACTTTTTGGTGCATCTGACGTGAACTTATACTAGGCTGATCATTTGAACCGACCTTAGACATTACTACATTCAGATCAATCCTATCCAAAAATGGGTCAGAGAGTTTATTTTTATATCTTTGAACCTCAAGCTCATTACATCTGCACTCCTTAGATTCATCAAGCAGATTTCCACATGGACAAGGATTCATCGCTCCTACAAACAAAAAATCAGCCGGATATACTACTTTTGAATTAACGCGAGATATTTTTATCTTTTTATCCTGCATAGGTTCACGTAATGCTTCTAAAATACTTTTTGAAAAATGTGGTAGTTCATCAAAAAAAAGTATCCCATTATTTGCTAATCCGACTTCACCAATTTTTGCCTTATAACTTCCACCACCAAAGATCGATGCACTGGTAGAAGTATGATGAGGCGAGCAAAAATTTCTTAAAGGCTTAAAACTTGGGCTTTTATCATCTAAAGTTTCTAATTTCGCTATATCTAATATTTCATTTTTATTTAGAGGAGGCAATATATATCTTAATCTCTGAGCTATCATACTTTTACCGCTACCCGGACTTCCTTCCAATAATATATTATGCATACCACAAGCTGAGATTAAAGCTGCACGTTTTGCTATTTCTTGACCCTTAACATCTAAGAAGTCTTCATCGTACTTGTTATATACATAGTATTTTTCATCTAATGTATAAGAAGGATACTCAAAGTCAGTCTGATTCATTTGTTGACTCTCTATATTTTCGGCTTTCAACATATCCATAGCCTCTTGCAAAGTTTTTACGCCATAAAACTCAATATTTGGAATTTTTGATAGTTTTTCAAGAGATTCATACGGTACTATAGCTCTTTTTAATACACCTTGGTTTGCTAATGAAAGAAGTAATGGATAGATATAACTGTTTTCCCTTACATCTCCGTTTAAACCAAGTTCACCAAATACAAACCATTCAGAAAAATCTTTATCTTCTGTATTTAAAATTATCATAAGGGCGATACTCAAATCAAAATGTGAACCGTCCTTTTTCAGATCTGACGGTACTAAAGAGAGTGTAATACGCTTAGGTGGAAATTTAAATTCATTACTCAGCAGTGCAGACTTTACTCTCTCCTTGCTCTCATTTATACTTGAAGATGCCATTCCTACTATAGAAAATGAGGGCAGACCTTTTGTCAGAGTCGATTCAACCTGTACCACTTTTGCGTCTAAACCTTCATATGTTGCACAAAATATTGTTTTCATCTATCACCCTTTTATTAATTTCTCATATCATAATAGTAAAAAAAATCAATATCCTTAAAAAATATGACAATTTGTTATATTTTAATCCATATTGTATTTTTTATATGAAATGACTATAATACATATCCAAATAAAAGGAGCTATATGAAATCTATAGTATATGTTATTTCAGTATTAATGATGATATTATCTTTTAGCGGATGTAATCAGCCTGCACCAGCTGGCGGTGGTGTGTGTGAAAATCCTAAATGTAAATGTCCAAAACCATGCCAATGCGGGAGTGCTTGCAGATGCGGAATAAATGGTAATTCAAATAATATGAGTGAGAATAAATAATATTAGATATTGATTTATTTTAAAAAAATCAGTATTATTTCCAACTTTATATATTGGAACTAATATTGATTCAAATCAGTGAAAAAATACTTCTTGATGAGTATATATATAACCTTGATATACAAACAAACTATCTTCCAAGTCCTTACAAAGAAACACCATATCTTATAATTAAGAATTTTTTAGAGCCGCATGAACTATCTCTTTTTGTAAAAGAGGTAAACGAAGATGAAGATGCCGAGCAAGCCAAAGTAAAAAGTGAAGTCATACACGGTGTTGTTGAACCAAAAGTTATTAAAAAATACAGAGATACAAATATCTATTCATTAGACACTCATCTAAATGAACTATATCAATCTAAGTTTCTAAAACATCAAAAAATTATTGAAGAGTATTTTCATATAGCTTTAACTACATCTACAGATGTTCAAGCTCTTGAATATATAAAAGATGGATTTTATATACAACATGCAGATGATTCAAATGCATTGATAGATAAAGATGGAAATATTGTTGGATATACGACCGTAGCACCTGAACGAAAGCTTACAACTGTTTTATTTGCTACATCGTATAAAGAAGATGCAAATGATAGATTTAACTTTAGCGGTGGAGAATTAGTATTTAATTTTTTAAGAAATTTAGATGGTAGTGAAGTAATTTTAAAACCTGAAGCCGGTGATATGGTAGTTTTTCCAAGTAATCCGTATTTTTCACATGAAGTAAAAAAAGTTAAAAGCGGGTATAGATTAACACTTGTTCAATGGCATAATGCCATATTAAACTAGAGTTATTTGTTTTTTTGCTCTTTTTGATATTTTTTATATTCTTTTTCAAACTTCTTTCTACGTGAATATGAAAGCTTATCTATAAAAAGTATACCTTCAAGGTGATCCATCTCATGTTGGATAGCTATACTTAAAAGACCGTTTGCTTCTAGAGTTTTAGTGTTGCCGTCTCTATCTTGGTAATTAACTTTTACCTCTTCAAACCTTTCTATATCCTCATAGAAAGTAGGTACACTTAAACATCCCTCTTGATAAGTAGTAGTCCCTTTTTTTCCAACTATAACAGGGTTTACCATCTCAATAAGGTTATCATCATTTTGCATATCTTCCTCATCAGGAATATTAATGATCAATACTCTTTTAGGATGTGCAACTTGAATAGCAGCCAAACCAATGCCGTTTGTCTGCATCATGAAAGGGTACATTGCATCTAAAAGTTCATGAAGTTCACTATCGAATTTTTCAACTTCCAAAGATTTTTGACGTAATCTTTTATCTGGATATGTAACTATCTTTAATTTCATAAAAATCTCTACGATTTATTCTTTAACGATACTGCAAAATCTGTATCTTTGTCCGCGTAAGCTTTCTCTATACCGTCCATTGTAGCGACAATAGTCTCTTCAACAGAATATGATGGATTAATATCTGTAATACCAATAGCAATTTTAAGCTGTATTTCACGATCACCTAAGAAGAAGTTAGAGTTTGAAACTAATTCAACTAAACGCTCACTTGCTTTTTTAGCACTTTCAATATCAGTGTGTTTTAGCAGCATTGAGAACTGACCGTTTCCATAGTATGCTACGGTATCACTTCTTCTAGAAGTTTTCAGTAAAAGTCTTGCAATAGTTCTAGTCATTAATACTATCGCTTTTTCATTATTAACACTCTCAGTAAGCTCTTTGCTTAATTCAACCATGATCATAGATGAACTGTGTTTGAACTCACGAACAAGTTCTATTTCTTGTTCAAGTTTTGTCATAAGATAGCGTTTATTATAAACACCGTATTTATTATCGAAGATAGTTTCATTCTCAACATTTTTAACAACTTTTGCTGTTTCGTCATATTGAGTTTTTAAAGAAGTAGATTGTTTTTTAAGTATAGCATTCAACTTAGCTACATCACCTTCTAAA
Encoded proteins:
- the def gene encoding peptide deformylase, whose amino-acid sequence is MKLKIVTYPDKRLRQKSLEVEKFDSELHELLDAMYPFMMQTNGIGLAAIQVAHPKRVLIINIPDEEDMQNDDNLIEMVNPVIVGKKGTTTYQEGCLSVPTFYEDIERFEEVKVNYQDRDGNTKTLEANGLLSIAIQHEMDHLEGILFIDKLSYSRRKKFEKEYKKYQKEQKNK
- a CDS encoding 2OG-Fe(II) oxygenase, producing MIQISEKILLDEYIYNLDIQTNYLPSPYKETPYLIIKNFLEPHELSLFVKEVNEDEDAEQAKVKSEVIHGVVEPKVIKKYRDTNIYSLDTHLNELYQSKFLKHQKIIEEYFHIALTTSTDVQALEYIKDGFYIQHADDSNALIDKDGNIVGYTTVAPERKLTTVLFATSYKEDANDRFNFSGGELVFNFLRNLDGSEVILKPEAGDMVVFPSNPYFSHEVKKVKSGYRLTLVQWHNAILN
- a CDS encoding YifB family Mg chelatase-like AAA ATPase; the protein is MKTIFCATYEGLDAKVVQVESTLTKGLPSFSIVGMASSSINESKERVKSALLSNEFKFPPKRITLSLVPSDLKKDGSHFDLSIALMIILNTEDKDFSEWFVFGELGLNGDVRENSYIYPLLLSLANQGVLKRAIVPYESLEKLSKIPNIEFYGVKTLQEAMDMLKAENIESQQMNQTDFEYPSYTLDEKYYVYNKYDEDFLDVKGQEIAKRAALISACGMHNILLEGSPGSGKSMIAQRLRYILPPLNKNEILDIAKLETLDDKSPSFKPLRNFCSPHHTSTSASIFGGGSYKAKIGEVGLANNGILFFDELPHFSKSILEALREPMQDKKIKISRVNSKVVYPADFLFVGAMNPCPCGNLLDESKECRCNELEVQRYKNKLSDPFLDRIDLNVVMSKVGSNDQPSISSRQMHQKVIDVHHIIKKRGQKDFTAKLSDKEIDKYCVLDSDAKTTLDIAVNKFTLSFRSIKKVQKVARTIADIDGCETINKSHILEALSYRRR
- a CDS encoding GGDEF domain-containing protein — translated: MAAKIRERGRRETKRETSVNAESLRDSGISSEATSDLELYAKEVLSALINDNLPPTPNNYSLYFDRLLEDKSENFRKQIMSMLELEESNDAENTIMLEQSLKQGFTSVKGVLNVSASLYKNISLMTKILKKRRDELDSSRDDASASSSVIAALEGDVAKLNAILKKQSTSLKTQYDETAKVVKNVENETIFDNKYGVYNKRYLMTKLEQEIELVREFKHSSSMIMVELSKELTESVNNEKAIVLMTRTIARLLLKTSRRSDTVAYYGNGQFSMLLKHTDIESAKKASERLVELVSNSNFFLGDREIQLKIAIGITDINPSYSVEETIVATMDGIEKAYADKDTDFAVSLKNKS